DNA sequence from the Anaerolineales bacterium genome:
TCATTGGCTATCGCGCCGGCGCAGAGTTGGTGAAGCAGGCCCTGTTGAGGAAGGAAACCGTGCGGTCGATTGCGTTGGAGCAGGCCAGGGCCGGTAAATTGATACACCGCGAGGAGAACCGGCCGGTTCGAGTCGATGAGGTGGAAGCTGCGCTGGGCAATTTACGCAGGCTCACCGAAGGCGGGATTCTGAGTTGATCCGGGCAGCATCATTCGAGTTCGGTCTACAACCGCAGCCCGCAAATCACGATTGACTTCAACCTACGCTCGAAATCCGAAAAGTATCCGAAAAATTTTAAAGCAACGTTCATGTTATCGCGGCGATCAACCGCCACAAATGAGCCACCAGGAAGGTGACGATAAAGCCCATCGCCAGGGGGAGCGCTGCGGACAGGATCGTCCATTTCTTGCTGCCGGTTTCCTTGAAGATCGTGAACAAGGTCGTGCTGCAAGGATTATGGATGAGGCTGAAGAGCATCATGTTGACCGCTGTGAGCAGCGTCCAACCGCCGGCTTGCAATACCCCGAGTGTCGCCTGATTGGATTCGAGTTCGAACATGACGCCGGCGCCGCTGCCAACGGAATTTATGCCGGTAAGCAATACCGTGAGCATGAGAATCGTTGGGATGACGATTTCGTTCGCCGGTATGGCCACGATGTAGGCGACCAGTATGACCCCGTTGAGTCCCAGGAACAGGCCAATCGGATTCAGGATGTCGATTAAATGTTCGGCGACGCTCAGGCCCCCGATGTCAATGTTAGCCGCAAGCCAGATCACTGCGCCTGCGGGCAGGGCAAATACCACGGCTCGCCAGAGCACGAAAATGGTCCGGTCGATGACGGAGGTGTAGATCGTCTGCAAGATCCGCGGCGGACGATAGGGTGGCAGCTCGAGACTGAAGGTAGAGACTTCGCCTTTCAGCCAGGTGCGTGAGAGGAACCAGTTCACGAGGAAGGTCAGGAGAACGCCGAGCAGCGCTACGCCAACCACCGTGAGTGCAGAGATCAGTCCCGCCAACTCTGCAGGTACCAACGCGCCGACGAAAAGAGTCGCCAGAAGAATTTGTGTCGGCCAGCGGCCGTTGCACAGGGCGAAATTGTTGGTGATGATGGCGATCAGCCGTTCTCGCGGGCTGTCGATAATGCGGGTGGCGATGACGCCGGCGGCGTTGCATCCGAAGCCCATCATCATGCTCAATGCCTGACGGCCGTGCGCGCCCGTACGCTTGAAAACCCGGTCCAGATTGAAAGCCACGCGCGGAAGATAGCCGAAATCCTCCAAAAGCGTGAAGAGTGGAAAGAAGATCGCCATCGGCGGCAGCATCACACTGACGACCCAGGCGGTCGATAAATACATGCCATCGACGAGCAGACCCTGAATCCAGACGGGCAGGATGGAGTTCGCAGCGAGGTTTTTCAGCAGCGGATGGAGCTTGTCGAGCAGCAAATGGGCGATCCAGCCCGACGGGATGTTGGCACCCGATATCGTGATCCAAAATATGAGCGTAAAAAGCAGCAGCATGATCGGGAAACCCCAGATGCGGCTTGTCACCAAACGATCGATGGTGCGGTCGAGGTCGAAGCGGGGCGGAGAATCCGGACGGCTGACTGCGCGTTCGGCCAAACGTGATGCTTCAGTGTATATCCCCTCGAGCAACCTCTCGTGGAGATTCCCGCTTATCTTCCAACGCAGATCGCGCGCCTGCGCGAGCACTTGTTCTGCACCGGGCTGTATCGGTTCGTTCATTTTACTTGTCCCCTGGATAGTTGTGGTTGCAGTTCGACGGTTTCCGTTGTGTTCTGGGACAATTCGCCCAAGTCCCCCTTCTTGAAAGCTTCGATGATCCGTTCGTCGCCATCAAGCAACCGGATGGCAACCCAGCGCGGGTTGGGAAGATTCGGGAAAACAGCACGCACCTTCTTGGCCAATTCCGATATGGTTCCTTCCAGTTCTTTGGAGAACTGTTGAATTCTGTGGGGCTTCGTGCGAAGTTTTCCCGTGGCGACATCGTGGATCGATTGCAGCATTGCATCGAGGCCTTTCCCGTAGCGGGCACTCGTGGGAACCACCGGTACGCCGAGATCACGTGCCAGTCGTCGATCGTCGACGGTCAGGCCGTGGCGCTTCGCTTCATCCATCAGATTCAGGCATATGACCACCCGGTCCGTGATTTCCAAAACTTGTAACACCAGGTTCAAGTTCCGTTCCAGGCGCGTCGCGTCCACCACGACGATGGTTACGTCCGGCTGACCGAAGAGGATGAAATCGCGGGCGATTTCCTCATCGACGGAGGTGGATAGCAGGGAATAGGTTCCCGGAAGATCGACGAGTTTATAACGGCTCCCGGCGTATTCCATACCGCCTTCTGCGCGGGCGACGGTTTTACCCGGCCAGTTGCCGGTATGCTGGCGCAGGCCGGTGAGGGCGTTGAAGACGGTGCTCTTCCCGGTATTCGGATTTCCGGCCAGGGCGACGACGTAATCCCAGTCTTGCATGTCTACGCCCAGTTTGAGTAAATTCGCGGCGTGATGGGCGGGACAGCTCTCACATCCGGTTTGAATCGTTTCAATCGGTTTACGCTCGTTCATGGCTGACCTTTGGTACTTTCTCGATGAAAATGTAATCTGCTTGTTCTTTCCGTAAGGCGATGAGTGCATCCCGGATGCGGTACGCGGTCGGATCGCCGGATGGACTGCGATACTCCGCTTGGACGGTGGCACCCTGTAATACGCCCAGATCGAACAGGCGACGGCGTTCGGCGCCGCGGCACGCAGGTGAGATGCCGAGTACGACGCCCTGCTCGCCCAGTTCCAGACAGGCCAGGGTTTGACAAGAATACGGGGCCGCGTTCGCTTTTTCGTCGGGTTCGGGAATCACCGAGAGGTTGTGGGCGACGATCGGCGCGAGAATGTGCTCGTCGCCATCGGCCCAGAATCGTATACGCTCATGTGATTTTTCGATGATCTGCACCTGCATCCCCGGATACAGGCCCTCGGCGACCAGTTGGGCGTAGATCATCCCGGGTTCATCTTCGACGTGGACGATGCGCAGGCGTGTTCCGCTTTCGTAGCTGGGGAGGGGTTTTCCACCGTGCGATACGTATTCTCCTGCTGCGTCCGGTATGGGATCGCCATGGGGATCGTGCGTGGGGTGACCCAGACGCTCTGAGAGGAGATCGATATCTTCCGCTGAGAGGAAGTGTTCGCGTTCTTCGGCCAGATCGTGCCATTCTGCTTCCCCGAACCCCGTCTCATCTGCGAGGTAGCGTTCCCAGAGACGGTGGGCGCGAAGGTTGTGCAGCGCCGCTCGTTCCCCTTTTGGTGTATATATAAGCCGCTCCTCTTCGTAATTCAGCAAAACTACCGCTTCCATCTTGGCGAGAATGTCGCCTGCGTGGTTTGTGGACGTTTGCAGCACACCGGCGATGCTCTGTAGTGTCGATTGTTGGGCTTCCATCTCGCGACTGTGGATGTGCTTCAATGTATCTTCGATCTGTATTCTTTCGGTATACTGCCTGGTTTTACGAAGGCGTGGCAGCAGTCCCGATTTCGGCCACAGAAGCACGATGAATAAGAGGGCAACCCCAATCGTGATTAATACAGGCTGTATCGAGTTCATTTCAGCGTTCATCCCCGGCGCTCCACCGATGCCATTTTAGATACAAAGCTGGCCACTCACAACGTTTAAAGTTAGGCTAGCCTAACTTCTTTGAATTATAGAGACTCCGCATAGTATTGTCAAGTCTTGGGGAAATCCTGAGAAACTGCGGACGATCTACGAGCTTTTGTTCTCTTTCAGCGGTCCACCCAGATGCCATTGGACGGCTATAATAATACGACAATGAATCTCGCAACGATTTTCTTGCGGCAGAATCAATGGGAAAGAATGGAAGCCCATGTGCGGGCGATGTTCCCAAAAGAAGCCTGCGGTGTATTGGCCGGTAAGGAGTCTGGCGTGCATTGGGTCCAGCCGATCACCAACGTCGAAGAGGACCGTCGTCGCTTCCGTATGGATCCCCAAGAGCAATTGGATGCGCTGTTGCGCATCGAGGAGGAGGGACTGCATTTGATCGGCATCTACCACTCTCATCCGGATGGACCGGCTGAACTCTCCATGAGTGACATCAGCGAGGCGGCGTATCTCGAGGCGGCCCATCTGGTGTGGTTCCCTGCCGCCGAAAAATGGGCGTGCAAAGCTTTTATCATCGAGCACAAAACCACACGGGAAATCCCAATTCAGATCGTCGCTAAAGGAACTCTATCAGGGTAGTGGTGTTTTGTGTATTGAATTCTGAATGTTTGTAAAGACAAAGGAGTGAAATGCAATTCAACATCATCGCAGCTTTGTTCGCCGCTTATTTGCTCGGATCCGTACCGGTGGGCTTGTTGGTCGTAAGATTAGTGCGGGGCAGAGACATCCGTTTATGGTTCAGCGGACGAACGGGTGGCACGAACGTGATGCGTATGGCCGGATTTTGGGCCGGCCTGTCAACCGCCATCCTGGATCTGGCCAAAGGAGCATTGGCGGTTTACCTCGCCCGCTATCTGACGGACGGAAATCCGTGGGTGGAGATGGGCGCGGGCCTGCTGGCAGTACTGGGCCACAACTACTCGATCTTTCTTGTGGAACGTAAAGATGGCAGACTTCGTTTGCGAGGCGGTGCCGGCGGTGCGACCACAGCCGGTGCGGTGTTTGCCTTTTGGCCGCCCTCACTGCTCATCTTGGTGCCGATCGGAGCCGCGATTCTTTATTTCGTGGGATACGCCTCGGTGGCCACGATGTGCCTCGGCATCGAAGTGGCCGCGCTGTTCCTTTGGCGCGCACTTTCGGGCCAGGCGCCATGGGCGTACGTCGTCTTTGGCGTCCTCATCGAAGTGATTTTACTGCTGGGTTTACGGCCGAACATCCAAAGGCTGCGTAAAGGGGAAGAACGTTTGATCGGCTATCGTGCCCGTAAGGCCGCGCAGAAGGCGCTTAACTCGGAGAATTACAACGCAGCGCGAGAAACCAATCGAGAATAATCCGGACCGGCTGCCGGCAGACCGCTGATGTGGATGGCGTCCTCCGGTCCTGGAAGTGGGTCTTGTGAATGCGATTCGAGAGGTGCAAGATCCCCTTCTGCTTCGCAGAAGGCCAATTCCTGTTCGGAAGTCAGTCAACAAAATATTGGAACGCTAGGTGAACGTGAGGATCGCCGTGACGGCGATCGCAAACAACGCAGCGAACTCGATAATCCGCCCGCGTACGAGCCCCTTTTTTCGGT
Encoded proteins:
- a CDS encoding nucleoside recognition domain-containing protein, which codes for MNEPIQPGAEQVLAQARDLRWKISGNLHERLLEGIYTEASRLAERAVSRPDSPPRFDLDRTIDRLVTSRIWGFPIMLLLFTLIFWITISGANIPSGWIAHLLLDKLHPLLKNLAANSILPVWIQGLLVDGMYLSTAWVVSVMLPPMAIFFPLFTLLEDFGYLPRVAFNLDRVFKRTGAHGRQALSMMMGFGCNAAGVIATRIIDSPRERLIAIITNNFALCNGRWPTQILLATLFVGALVPAELAGLISALTVVGVALLGVLLTFLVNWFLSRTWLKGEVSTFSLELPPYRPPRILQTIYTSVIDRTIFVLWRAVVFALPAGAVIWLAANIDIGGLSVAEHLIDILNPIGLFLGLNGVILVAYIVAIPANEIVIPTILMLTVLLTGINSVGSGAGVMFELESNQATLGVLQAGGWTLLTAVNMMLFSLIHNPCSTTLFTIFKETGSKKWTILSAALPLAMGFIVTFLVAHLWRLIAAIT
- a CDS encoding glycerol-3-phosphate acyltransferase — its product is MQFNIIAALFAAYLLGSVPVGLLVVRLVRGRDIRLWFSGRTGGTNVMRMAGFWAGLSTAILDLAKGALAVYLARYLTDGNPWVEMGAGLLAVLGHNYSIFLVERKDGRLRLRGGAGGATTAGAVFAFWPPSLLILVPIGAAILYFVGYASVATMCLGIEVAALFLWRALSGQAPWAYVVFGVLIEVILLLGLRPNIQRLRKGEERLIGYRARKAAQKALNSENYNAARETNRE
- a CDS encoding M67 family metallopeptidase yields the protein MPLDGYNNTTMNLATIFLRQNQWERMEAHVRAMFPKEACGVLAGKESGVHWVQPITNVEEDRRRFRMDPQEQLDALLRIEEEGLHLIGIYHSHPDGPAELSMSDISEAAYLEAAHLVWFPAAEKWACKAFIIEHKTTREIPIQIVAKGTLSG
- a CDS encoding FeoB small GTPase domain-containing protein, which codes for MNERKPIETIQTGCESCPAHHAANLLKLGVDMQDWDYVVALAGNPNTGKSTVFNALTGLRQHTGNWPGKTVARAEGGMEYAGSRYKLVDLPGTYSLLSTSVDEEIARDFILFGQPDVTIVVVDATRLERNLNLVLQVLEITDRVVICLNLMDEAKRHGLTVDDRRLARDLGVPVVPTSARYGKGLDAMLQSIHDVATGKLRTKPHRIQQFSKELEGTISELAKKVRAVFPNLPNPRWVAIRLLDGDERIIEAFKKGDLGELSQNTTETVELQPQLSRGQVK
- a CDS encoding metal-dependent transcriptional regulator, with the protein product MNAEMNSIQPVLITIGVALLFIVLLWPKSGLLPRLRKTRQYTERIQIEDTLKHIHSREMEAQQSTLQSIAGVLQTSTNHAGDILAKMEAVVLLNYEEERLIYTPKGERAALHNLRAHRLWERYLADETGFGEAEWHDLAEEREHFLSAEDIDLLSERLGHPTHDPHGDPIPDAAGEYVSHGGKPLPSYESGTRLRIVHVEDEPGMIYAQLVAEGLYPGMQVQIIEKSHERIRFWADGDEHILAPIVAHNLSVIPEPDEKANAAPYSCQTLACLELGEQGVVLGISPACRGAERRRLFDLGVLQGATVQAEYRSPSGDPTAYRIRDALIALRKEQADYIFIEKVPKVSHERA